In Candidatus Binatia bacterium, the genomic window AGCGCTGCTTAGCCGGATCCCGGTCCATCCGGCGACGGACCTCGGCGGAACTCCCCACAGAGAGCGCGCGATTGGTTGCGAGGAGCCCCAGGAGCTTCGCGGTCTCGACTGCGGTCATTGCCTGGCGGTTCGAGAATTCACCGGAGCCGGAGGGCAGGCCGCCTTCGATGCTGGAGTCGGTCAGGAGTTGGCGGTCGCGCCCGTGGAGATCGCCCCCGCCGTCGTACGTCGGGTGCATGCAGTGCAGGTCGTCGATGCCGATCTCCGCGAGCCACCGGTTCACCGAGAGCCGCTTGTCGCGGAACTCGCGGTACGCCTCCGGACTCAACGCCGGACCGGCTTTCGTGTCGGTCAGGCGGCGCACGACGGTCTGCGTCGCCTTGTTGCTGCTCGCGTAGATCATTCCGCGCAGGGCACGGTCGAAGTCGGGATCGATCTCGAGCCGCCCCTGGTCCACCCAGGCGTAGGCGGCCATGAGGTAGACGAACTTCACGACGCTGGCTGGATAGACAGGGGTATTTCCGTGTCGGTGCGCGATACGCGGCCCGCCCTGGGCGTCGAGGTCGATCACAGCGACGCGGAGGCTGGCCTCAGATAGGGACGAATCCGCCGCCACGAGACGGTCGATGGCGCGATCCAGGTCGGCCTGGAGGGTCGCCTCGGGCCGGATCGACTCGAGCCACGCCTGGTTTTCGGCGGCGCCGGCCGAGACGGCCGTCAGGATCAGGAGCCCCGCGAGCGATCGCACGGCACGCGGACTGCACGGTCGCCTTCCCACGTCCGTAGTTTTCGCCGGAACCGTAGAACGGTCAAGCCAAGCGACGTTGTTCCGCTCCCCCTGTGCGGATAGAAGGCTAAATCGTGGCCATTAAAAGAAATCGGTTCGTCGTCGCCCTATGGGCGGGTGTGCTCTCCATCCTCGTTTTGTTTGCTCAGCCGCATGCCGTCGGCGCAGCGGTCGGACACGGGGCGCAGCTCGATACGGCGACGCAGAAGGAGCTGAAGCGGAGTTTTGCGCTCTGCTTGAGCAAGAAGAAGGGGCCGTACTCCCCCAACTTCTGCGTCTGCCAGGACGGGGCGAAGAAGCCGGTCCAGTTGCCGGGCGGCCGGATCGTCAGCCCCTGCGGCACGACGGCGAAGTTCTGCGCGGCCTATCGTACGGATTGGGCGCAGGCGCTCGCGAAGCACCGGATGTACATCGCGAACATCTTTTCTCGGGATCTGGAGGAGTGGGACAAGTTCCCCGATCACCACGATTTGGTCCGCGGCTACATCCTCGAGAAGTTCTTCATCGACACTCATCCTGAACACAAGCTCGCCGAAATGCGTGCGTACGGTGGCCTCTCGGGTGCGGAGTACGAGGCACGCGACGCGCCGTTGTTCGCCGAGCGCTACCTGTCTGCCCCCTCGTTCGACGATGACCGACATCACCTGCTCGCCTACGAGTTGCAGCGTCGTTTCTTTGTGCGCGACGATCAGGGGCAGATCCAGACGATCCGAAACCTCGCGAGTCGTACGTACGCGGCCGACCGGAAGTTCAAGCCGCTGCGCGACGCCACGCACAACCAGGTCTCAGCCGCTTTGCTGCCTCGCCTCGAGGCCTACCGAAAGAAGATGCCGGCAGGCGCGGCCCGCAACGACGTCGATACGCTGATAAAGGAAATTCGGAAGCTCACCTCGCTAGACGAGTCCGTGCTGATCCCGCAGATCAAGGGCATTCAGGATGGCTCGGTACGGGAGACTCTCCAGGAGACGCTCCCCGGGAAGGACTCGGGCCCGGTCGCTCAGATCAGTGGGCTCGCCAAGATCATGGTGGAGGCGCGCGAGGCTGTGCGCGCGGCCGAGGTGACGCCGGCGGATCGGCGCCGGCTGCTCGACATCTCTGTCACCGCGTCTGCGGTCATTCAGCGACGTGGTTCCGATCTTCTCGGCGCGAACGTGCCGCTCACGGTCCGGCAGGATCTCGAACTCCTCGCGGCTCTCACGGATGCAGCATACGGCGCCGGGCTCCTCACGGGTCGGGAATGGAAAGCCGCGATTGAAAATCTGCGCGGCGCGGCCGACGAGAGCAGTCTCTCCCGCGAGGAACTGCAGCAAGTGGTTCGCCGGGCGAAGCGCGTCGTGGAGTGGGCCCAGACGGGTGTAATGCTCGCGTTTGAAGAGGTGCTCGGGCCCTGGACGTTCCTCCTGCCCTCGACGGCGTTCATCGCCGATGACGTTCTTCGCGGCTCGCCGCTGTTGCTTTACGCGGGCTTCCTGGATCGGCTGGAGACTCATGCTTCGGGTACGGAGCCGATCCGACACCGGGTGTTCGGTGAGAACGTGAGCTCCGACATCCGTGCTCTGAACCCGGGACTGGCCGTCGGCACACTTCGCATCAACCCCAAGGCCGGGACCTACTCGCGTGAGGAGATCGTCGCGCTTCCCGAGACGCCGCCGGATCTGCAGCCCGCGGCGGGCATCCTCACGCAGGGCGAAGGCAATGTCGTCTCCCATGTTCAGTTGCTCGCGCGTGCACTCGGCATTCCGAACGTGGTGCTCGGCGCGGGGCAGTTCAAACAGCTTGCGCAGTATGAGGGGGAAGAAATCGTCCTGATCGCGACGCCGGGCGGGCGCGTGCACATCGAGAAGCTCGCTGAGATCGACTCGGCCGAGCAGGCGGTGGTCGCGGAGTTCGGCAAGAGCGCGGAGCGCTCGTCCGATGGTTCGCTCGGCGCCGAGTCGAAGAAGCTTCACATTGATCGCGAACGACTCGACATTTCCTCGGCCGCTCCGCTGCCTCTTTCGGACATGCGCCGGAAGGACTCGGGCGTTCGTGCAGGCCCCAAGGCGTCGTTCCTGGGCGAGCTGCGCTATTTGTTCCCGGACAACGTCGCCCGGGGTGTCGTCGTTCCCTTCGGCGCCTACTACGCACACTTTCAGGCGGCGCAGGTCTCCGTGCCGAAGTCGCTCGCCGGGAAGGGCATTGCGCAGGCGGGTGAGCCGCTGCCGACGTTCGTCGAGGCGACCTACGCGAAGTTCTTCGGCGAGATGATTCCCGCCGGTGCGTCGGAGAAGGATCTCTCGGCCTGGATTCGTCCGCGACTCGAAGTGATGCAGTACTCGTTGCAGGAGTCGCCGCTTGCGCCGGACCTGAAGACGGCCATTCGGGATCGGCTGAAGGAGCAGGGGCTCCTCGATCCCGCCGACCCGTCGCAGACGGTTGGCTGCTTCGTCCGAAGCGATACCAACGTCGAGGATCTCGACGACTTCAACGGGGCGGGCCTGAACCTGACTCTCTTCAACCTCCATTCGCTCGACGCGGTTTACGCCGGCATCAAGGAAGTCTGGGCGTCGCCGTTCTCGTACCGCTCCTTCTCCTGGCGTCAGACTCTGATCGACGAGCCGATGTGGGTCCTGCCGTCGATCGTCATCCTCGAGTCCATTCCTTCGGAGAAGTCTGGCGTGCTCGTGACGGCCGATATCGAGACCGGCGACCAGACGAAGATGCTCGTGGCGACGTCCGAGGGCGTCGGCGGGGCCGTCGACGGGACTCCGGCCGAGACTCTGCTCTGGTCCGACGACGGGATCGAGTTGATCACGATGTTCAAGTCGCCGTGGCGTCGCCTGCTGCAACCGGGAGGGGGCAGCAAGGTCGTACCGGCGACCGGCAGCTCCTACGTCCTCTCAGAAGACGAGCTGGAGGATCTGATCGATGCCGCGCAGAAGATAACCGAAGAGCTCGAGCCGGCGTTGGACTCCGGCGGCAAGCCCATGCCGTGGGACGTCGAGTTCGGATTCGCCGACGGACATCTCTGGCTCTTCCAGACGCGCCCGTTCGTCGGAAACGAGGAGTTGAAGAACATGCCGGCCCTGGCCGCCCTCGACGGTGAGAAGCCGGGTGGCTCGGACACGATCTCGCTCGAGGAGACGCTTCGATGAAGAGAGTCACATTCGGAATCGGGGCGGGGGCCCTCCTGGCACTCCTCCTCGCGCCGGCCCCGTCGCGTGCCGATGGGGTGGGGGGCGACGAGATCGATCTCTATCCGGTGCGCAAGAAGGGGCAGCTGGAGGAACCTCCGGCCTACGGGGTGCCGTACGACAAGTATGAGCCTTCGTTCTACACGGGCTTTGCGCCCCGTTCGCTCGAGCCTTCGCGCGTCCACTTGCACCTCGGGCGGGGCAACCAGCTCCGCGTGACGGAGGTCCTCTCGGAAGAGGTGATCGACGATTACGTCCGTGACCTCGCGCATCGGCGCACGACGTACGGGTCGCTCGCAGAGAAGAAGCGCATCGTGCTCACCCAGAACACGTCCTTTGACGAGTTCGAGACCCGGCTGGGCCAGGTCGACATCGGCGGTCTCGTCGCACAGGAGGCGAGTCTCTCTGCGGAGGCGATCCGCGCGCGCAATCTCGCGCTCATGGCGAAGCTGAACCCGGGGCGGGTCTTCCGGATCGACATGCCCACGTCGGATCTGGTCCGGCGCTGGATGAAGCGAGTGCGGCCGGAAGACGCGAAGGGCATGAAGGAACGCCGCCGCCTCCAACTGCTGAACGGTCTCTTACCAACGCGTCTGTGGCACGCGAAGATCGACGGCACCACGACGAAGGAACTGAGGGCGCTCGTGAAGAGGGCGGTGAGCGACGGCGACACGCCTTCCGCCGACGTGACGACCGCGTACCTGAAGCTCCTCGCGCGTGTGAGCGGCGGCATGTACCCGCAGGTGGGCGATTCCCTTCAGTTCGTCGAGTTCACCGCGATCTACCCGGTAGGGAGCTTCAACGAGTTCACGGAATACCGCGGGCGGAAGATTCCGATGTATCCGACTCCGGGTCGCCGCGCGCTCACGACCCATCAGCGGACGAAAACGGTCGACCACATCCCTGACAAGGCCGTCTACGGCTACTTCCCGTGGATCCCTTACATGCACGTAGGCGACAAGCTCCACAATTCCTTCCACACGCTGTGGTGGAAGATGGAGCCGCCGAAGACGGACTTCTTACCGTCGGATTGGCATGACATCGACCGCGGCCGTCGCGGCGACGGCGACTATCGCTACCTTTGGCTTCTTTCGCGCGGCCCAATGTCTCACGGTTGTACGCACGTGAACGCCGGTCACATCTCGGAACTTCGTCAGGTGATGCCCTCGGAGGCCAAGCGGCTCTACGAGATCGACACGTTCCTCAACAAGTCACACCTCTATGACGTCTTCGACATCGATGGCGATGGAACGCCCGAGGTCATGGGAGTTCGGTACTTCATCGCGTTCTCGCTAAAGAACAAGAAGGCGCACAAGCTTCGCGTGAGGAACGAGCGCAAGGCGTTCTACGATTGGCTGTATGGTGGCGAACTTCTCTACCGCGAAGATGGGACGCCGTACTTCAAGTCGGCTCGGGACGGCCAATTCGTCGGCCGTACGGCGATCGATGGCTTCGAGTACGACGACATCAATCTCTACGAGGCGGAGTACGAGGCGGAGCGAATCCAGTTCTATCGGATGATCGACATTGGCTTCGCCCGTGAACTTCGGAAGGTTGGAGTGCGCTACCCGTTTCCCGAGAACAAGGCCGGCTGAACCGCGCCTCGATGCTGCAAACGGCAACGAATCTCTTCCCGGTCTGGGTCGTAATCGGGGGAGGGCTGGCGCTCGTCCATCCTCCCCTCTTCACCTGGTTCCGAGGCCC contains:
- a CDS encoding serine hydrolase produces the protein MRSLAGLLILTAVSAGAAENQAWLESIRPEATLQADLDRAIDRLVAADSSLSEASLRVAVIDLDAQGGPRIAHRHGNTPVYPASVVKFVYLMAAYAWVDQGRLEIDPDFDRALRGMIYASSNKATQTVVRRLTDTKAGPALSPEAYREFRDKRLSVNRWLAEIGIDDLHCMHPTYDGGGDLHGRDRQLLTDSSIEGGLPSGSGEFSNRQAMTAVETAKLLGLLATNRALSVGSSAEVRRRMDRDPAKQRYLAHRIAGGAKRCAESMTVESKTGTFGRIIADAGIVRERAGKELVVVVFIDSSPRYRGSFIADLSEAMTESVLGCAE
- a CDS encoding PEP/pyruvate-binding domain-containing protein, with amino-acid sequence MAIKRNRFVVALWAGVLSILVLFAQPHAVGAAVGHGAQLDTATQKELKRSFALCLSKKKGPYSPNFCVCQDGAKKPVQLPGGRIVSPCGTTAKFCAAYRTDWAQALAKHRMYIANIFSRDLEEWDKFPDHHDLVRGYILEKFFIDTHPEHKLAEMRAYGGLSGAEYEARDAPLFAERYLSAPSFDDDRHHLLAYELQRRFFVRDDQGQIQTIRNLASRTYAADRKFKPLRDATHNQVSAALLPRLEAYRKKMPAGAARNDVDTLIKEIRKLTSLDESVLIPQIKGIQDGSVRETLQETLPGKDSGPVAQISGLAKIMVEAREAVRAAEVTPADRRRLLDISVTASAVIQRRGSDLLGANVPLTVRQDLELLAALTDAAYGAGLLTGREWKAAIENLRGAADESSLSREELQQVVRRAKRVVEWAQTGVMLAFEEVLGPWTFLLPSTAFIADDVLRGSPLLLYAGFLDRLETHASGTEPIRHRVFGENVSSDIRALNPGLAVGTLRINPKAGTYSREEIVALPETPPDLQPAAGILTQGEGNVVSHVQLLARALGIPNVVLGAGQFKQLAQYEGEEIVLIATPGGRVHIEKLAEIDSAEQAVVAEFGKSAERSSDGSLGAESKKLHIDRERLDISSAAPLPLSDMRRKDSGVRAGPKASFLGELRYLFPDNVARGVVVPFGAYYAHFQAAQVSVPKSLAGKGIAQAGEPLPTFVEATYAKFFGEMIPAGASEKDLSAWIRPRLEVMQYSLQESPLAPDLKTAIRDRLKEQGLLDPADPSQTVGCFVRSDTNVEDLDDFNGAGLNLTLFNLHSLDAVYAGIKEVWASPFSYRSFSWRQTLIDEPMWVLPSIVILESIPSEKSGVLVTADIETGDQTKMLVATSEGVGGAVDGTPAETLLWSDDGIELITMFKSPWRRLLQPGGGSKVVPATGSSYVLSEDELEDLIDAAQKITEELEPALDSGGKPMPWDVEFGFADGHLWLFQTRPFVGNEELKNMPALAALDGEKPGGSDTISLEETLR